The proteins below are encoded in one region of Opisthocomus hoazin isolate bOpiHoa1 chromosome 26, bOpiHoa1.hap1, whole genome shotgun sequence:
- the PHB1 gene encoding prohibitin 1 produces the protein MAAKVFESLGKLGLGLAVAGGVVNSALYNVDAGHRAVIFDRFRGVQDTVVGEGTHFLIPWVQKPIIFDCRSRPRNIPVITGSKDLQNVNITLRILFRPVTAQLPRIFTSIGEDYDERVLPSITTEILKSVVARFDAGELITQRELVSRQVSEDLTERAATFGLILDDVSLTHLTFGKEFTEAVEMKQVAQQEAERARFIVEKAEQQKKAAVISAEGDSKAAELIANSLATAGDGLIELRKLEAAEDIAYQLSRSRNITYLPSGQSVLLQLPQ, from the exons ATGGCGGCGAAGGTGTTTGAAAGCCTTGGGAAGCTTGGCCTGGGCTTGGCTGTCGCAGGTGGAGTTGTCAATTCTGCTCTTTACAACG TTGATGCGGGCCACCGAGCTGTCATCTTTGACCGATTCCGCGGGGTCCAGGACACGGTGGTAGGAGAAGGTACCCACTTCCTCATCCCCTGGGTGCAGAAACCCATCATTTTTGACTGCCGCTCTCGCCCTCGTAACATTCCTGTGATCACTGGCAGCAAAG ATCTACAGAACGTGAACATCACGTTGCGTATCCTGTTTAGACCAGTAACTGCCCAGTTACCACGGATTTTCACCAGTATTGGAGAGGACTACGATGAGCGTGTCCTGCCCTCTATCACAACCGAAATCCTCAAGTCTGTTGTG GCTCGCTTTGATGCTGGGGAATTGATCACTCAGAGAGAGCTGGTCTCAAGGCAAGTGAGTGAAGACCTGACAGAGAGAGCAGCAACCTTTGGGCTCATTCTGGATGATGTGTCCTTG ACCCATCTGACCTTCGGCAAGGAGTTCACGGAGGCGGTCGAAATGAAGCAAGTGGCCCAGCAAGAAGCAGAGAGAGCCAGATTCATTGTGGAAAAG GCTgaacagcagaagaaagcagctgTCATATCTGCTGAAGGAGACTCGAAAGCAGCTGAGCTGATTGCCAACTCACTGGCCACTGCAGGCGATGGCTTGATTGAGCTGCGCAAGCTGGAGGCAGCTGAAGACATCGCTTACCAGCTCTCACGGTCCCGCAACATCACCTATCTGCCCTCTGGACAGTCTGTGCTCCTCCAGCTGCCGCAGTGA